CAATGTGCCGATAAAAGCATGAATCAAACTAAGATTTTACTAATAGATGATACGCTCTACTTTGGAGCTGAAATCAGCGAACAGCTGAAAACTATGGGCTATGAAATCATGTATATGAATAATGGCGTGGGACTGACCAATGTCTTAAGCAATTTTCAGCCCGACTTAGTCTTTATGGATATTGACTTAGGGCTGGGCACGAAGAGTGGAATTGAGCTCTGCAAAGAGGTAATACAACTCTACCCTCAGCTACCAATAATACTGATATCTTCAAGCACTGATGTCGATACTAGAGAGCAGGGCATTCTTGCAGGAGCACAGGCATTTGTAGGTAAGCCTCTTACGGCAAATCTCCTCGAGGCATACATCAATTTACATCTCAAAAAAAGGAAAGAAGAACATTATCGTGCACCAGAGTACTCTTATAATGACTTAGTGGCACTCTCAACACTTAAGGTTTCATTTTCAAAAGGGGTGATTTTCTATCCTAATGGAGAAGCGATATCTATAAGTCCTATTCCTGCAGTTATTCTGCGATTTCTAATGGACAAGATAGGTCAGGAGATAAAGTCCGAAGAAATCATCGACAAAGTATGGGGTAAAAATTCTTCGATCAGTTCTACTTCAAGTCTATATA
This portion of the Porphyromonadaceae bacterium W3.11 genome encodes:
- a CDS encoding response regulator produces the protein MNQTKILLIDDTLYFGAEISEQLKTMGYEIMYMNNGVGLTNVLSNFQPDLVFMDIDLGLGTKSGIELCKEVIQLYPQLPIILISSSTDVDTREQGILAGAQAFVGKPLTANLLEAYINLHLKKRKEEHYRAPEYSYNDLVALSTLKVSFSKGVIFYPNGEAISISPIPAVILRFLMDKIGQEIKSEEIIDKVWGKNSSISSTSSLYTAISSLRKALSMIVRFVFAPFVV